Within the Meriones unguiculatus strain TT.TT164.6M chromosome 2, Bangor_MerUng_6.1, whole genome shotgun sequence genome, the region TAAGTCCAGGTTTTCTTGTTGGGTTTTATCAAAGGATACCAAATAAAGTCAATGACAATATTTAACAGTGAAgttgtattttaaaagttttgtttacCAGCAGATTTTATTTGAAGGCATCTTAAATGCCAGAAAGAATGTCTGTCTTCCATTTAATTATACTTCACACCTGTTTCTGAACAGTATTTCAAAAGGGTAATTTGTTACTGAGTGATGTTAAAACTGGAATTGTTACTTTGAAACCATTTAAAAGATTCACAGTGATTGTCTTGTGGTAAAACTGCACAACTGACTTCCTTCTAAACAAAAGAATCTATCCCATCAAACTTCCAAAGCAACAGTGTTCCACTTAGGTAACAACTTTAAGGTAACATACCTGAAGAAAAACATGACAGTGCATGGGTCATACAATTCATACATCTTGTTGAAGTCCGGCACTTCTGTAATATCCACAAGATAAATAACTGCAAAATTTTTAACCtagaaagagattttaaaaaccaaaataaaaaatcatattggctttcattttataaaaataaattaaagcaaaacaaGACTGTGAAGCTGGGCATTTTTCAACCAGCTATTAAATATTTGTCCCACAGAGCTGACAGGAAAACCACACCATGCTGCCTCAGTTCTGACCAGTGCTACTTACACACTTCCAAGTCACTTAAAAACTAAACTTGTCTCACAGATGTCAAGTTAATAAAGTTCTGCAGAAAATGTCCACAGCCCTCACCCACCTACCAATGAGCCACATACATTTTATAAGTTTGTACTTTGACAAATACTCATTACATGCATTAAATATGCTTGTCCAATTCAACCATTCATTCACATCCATTGCTTTTGCTTTAATGCTTGCAAACACTGTTACTATCCCACATGATAAATTTTCTATAATTCTCAAGTCCAAATTTACTAGtgcaatgtttttaaaaaaggagaccAAGTCACCTTACATCCCACGCAGTAGCAACTGCAGCTAATATTTTTGCTAAATTCTGCCCCACCTTTTCTTAGTTATATTCTAAAGCTATACCATTTTAACAAAATGTGATCATACTGTGCACGTGTTCAACTACAGGCAGTCTCATATAAATTTCcaaagacatttttgttttgtttttaagacaggctggcctcaacttgctatgtagccaagtaTGACCTTCTACTTCtgttcctcctgagtgctgagactacaacATGACATCACTCTTGATTTTCAGTAGCACTGGAGTTGGAACCTGGGGCATTGTGCATGCTAGGTGAGCATTCTAACAGGTTCCACCAAAGACCACTTTTTAGCTGCCTATTATTCCATCAAATGGCTACACCATGTTTTAGCACTCTTTGGCTATTTTCTTCCTGAATTTCTGAGAGTATCAATAATTCCACTACGCACATTGCCTTAAATTTGTGTGCCTATTTCCTAAGGATAAATCTTAAAACAGCCTCAGACACAGAGTGTGATGCGTTCCTTAAAAAATGCTCTGCGTACTATATAACGGTTGAACTTAGACACGCCATAGTTGAACTGTGCCAAGAGTCAttcctaaccctaaaactaagaAGTGACTCTAGAAAGAGGGTCATTGCAGATGAAGTCAGTCAGGATCAAATGAGGTTAAGGCTAAGAAATGGGCCCCAAGTCCACAGACTGCTCTCTATTTATAGGGACAATGCTGCCTGACAGTGATTGGGAGACATGGGGACTAAAGATGTGCATTCAAACCGAAGACAGCAGTGATAGCTCACTAGTACCAGGAGTGGTACCAACCAACAAAGCAACTGATCTACTTTCCCAATTTCCATTTTAAAAGGATTAAACTGATTGCCCTGGATATGTGCACAGCTGCGGGGTTTGCTCAGCATGCATGAGGAGGTCTGAGAACAacttcaggagtcagttttctcctttcacccaCAGAGATGTTCTAAGCACTGAACTCAGCTCATCTGAGCCATCGTGCTGCacaccccacccacccactctttgacacattattttattttatgatcgAAAGAACCAAGCAAGTTGCCCTCAGAGAAAGTAACTCATTAGTGGCACAAGGTCATAGAAGAATGTTATCTCCTAGCCCGACTCCACTTTCTTTCCTAAATTGCTTTAACATCCCTGAGGTGTCAATAACTGTTGACTTGTTATTGCTTTCCTTAGCTGAAGACTAGAGCTTGCTCGACAGGTAAgggcttgccatcaagcctgaccaCCTCAGGACAAGGCTACATGACAAAGGGAATGCAAATACACATACAGAACCTGTTCATTTTGGTTTGTCTGAGATACGAGCTTAGATAGGATGACCTCACATTTTCTGTTGCCCCAGGGAACCTTGAGgttgtgatccttctgcttcagcctcttgaatactgggattacaggtgtgtaccaacCTCACCTAGCTATGAATAGCTTGgagcttttttttcattttgtggcactggattgaacctagggcctcatgtCTACCAAGCAAGCATATTACCACTGACctttagaattttgaaatagggATTCACCATTATGCCCATATCCCTTATTTCTTAATGATAAAACTGACCAGTTGGTCCGGGCATAATCTAGTGACAGTTTGCTGCATGTgcaaggtcctaggttcaatccccagtatttTCCCCCATCAAGCCACctgcaaaaaaaccaaaaagaacaaaCTCTCACCTTACCAGCTGGGGAATGTAGGCGAGTGGCACACTTGCACAGCAGATGCAATGCCCTGGAGTGGATTcccacaacacaaaaacaaagcccACCCAGAAGTCCAGTTATGGTGAATAGCATGGCACCTGAGATCTGCTTCCGATGGAAGGGCTAGAGGCAAACGAGAGCGCCACGCTGACAGTGTGACAGGCATTAGCTGCACTCTAGTTATTTCGAAGATTAGCAAGGAAATTAAACCTAGCCCACGAAGTGGCAGAGCTACGCCTGACAAGGACTCCACTCGTCTCCAGCTTTCGTGGAGATCTTAAACGTGGCACACGGTgcactatgtatgtgtgtgctccaCTGTCCACACGCCTTGGCACATAAGGAGTAGGTGGTGTGCACATGAGGGATGTGTGTACATCACCATCTGCACATTATGGCGCACAAGGGATACTTTCATATTAATCAGGAGTAACACTGCACCCTCACATATCACGCACACCTTAGCTGGAGCTCACTCTCACATCTCACTCCCATCATATCCACAGTGAAACTATTAGCTAGGTTGCCAGGACGTAGCTTTCATAGTAAACACATTCTAttacagttttatttaaaaataaaatggccaCTACAGAAGCAGGTGGAGGCCATGGAATCATCAGGTTAGGAATGGAGgctgtgttctgttttctaacTGACTCCATGTCAAACATATACAGTTAAGTAACAACCAAACAACCATTTAAACATGGGGGCATTTAGTGGATAAACATCAACCTGTTTGAAGAcacaaatgttttcctttcttcaagCTTACTCTGGCCCATCATTAAACGAAGACTATGTCAAACAGAGTGTAAGGACTTTCGTAACATTTCAGGGCAGACTGGCTCAAAGTGTCTAAGAACCTACCACATACAAGGAACTCCCCCCTCATGAATTCTAATTCTTTCAATAATCCTGAGGACCTTGTTAGTGCTTCACATACAGAGAAGTTAAGCCTCAAAAAGATTCCGTGGCACCAAACCCCATGGAAAAGAGCAGAACTGAAAGTGGACCCAGGTCTGTCACAAATGCCTCTAGATGAGATTTCCTGAGCGGAGTCATGAGGAAACTGTTCTGCTTGAAAAGGCAGACACAGAACTTTGGAGTGTGGAAGTCACCCAGGCAACGAGAACTCCACCTATAGACAAAGACACAGCTGGCTGGTGGCGGTGGCTTTTTGAGCCTGTAATCTCAAAatataggaggcagaggcaggcagatctttgtgagctcaaggccagtctagcctacagagttccaggacagcaatgTTACATACAGAATGTATGTAACAGAATGTtacatacagaaaccctgtctcaaaaaacaaaaaccaaagaaaacaaaatagaaaagcaaTAAAAAGGCTAAGACACAAGAGAGCAGCTATAAATTAGGGCTCTCTCCTTGCAGGGCCAATCTAGTAGTTAGTACAAAATGAGCAAACTCAGCATGTGGACACTGGCTCTAAGGTAGTGCTTGGCATGGACCTGAGGCTGGGCTGGAGATGAGCACCTCGCCGCCACCATTTGCTTCCAGCTGGTGTTGATGCTGGGACTTCAGTATTAGTGTAGAAGCCCTCTACAGTGGGCAGCATGAAAGGGCTGGTCACAGCGTAACAGTGTATGCAGGATCAGAAATCTACCATGGTGACAGACTCAATGCTTAGCGTGTGTCAGGCTGCCACTGGAATCTCTGGACATCAAAACCCAACCAATAAAAAGGCACCTGTGTTGAGGTCACCCTCAAGTCAGACAAGCCTAAAAAGCTCTGTGGTTGACTCTGGACAGTCACAGACAACAGGGCAAAAACAGGGGAAAGCTGCATTCAAAACTCTAAGGAAGAGTATCAATCATGGACAACTCTGAGATGAGGAAGTCCGTGGGAGACGAGAGGAAGGGATGGATAGGTGGGTAGGGTAGGGAGTATCTCTGTTCTATGGGATGGAAAGATGTGTGCTTAACAGTGAACATGTTTTCTCATGGTCCTAGAGGACACTGAGATGAGGGACTAAGgtaaaaacatttacaaataaaAGCTCAATTTCCTGgcaagaattttttcttttttaagacaaggtcttactatgtagtcccaGCAGACCCAGAACTCACTCCGTAGCtcagactggcttggaactcaacATTTGCCTACCTCTAGCTCCAGAGCTGGGATCAAAGGGGTATGTTACCACACTGGCTTACTCTGCCCAATTTTAATGGCCTGTCAACATATTAAGTGTCATAAAGCAGAAATACTCTAACACTTCATATGCATTACAacaaagttaaaattaaattatcAGTAATGGAAAGACTAACTTGCCTTCTCCAATCCAATGAACAGTCACAGCAGTTTTCAGAGTGGGGATTTATTTAGAGCCTATACTCTCCAGTCCCCCCAATACAGAAACTGATAAAGAGGAACCATGTTCTCTCAAAAATGAAAACCTCACCTGTTTTATAAATACTCTATTTCAATAATTTAACATATTTTCCACACTACATGCTGGTCTATAGTTAAACTTTTTAAAGGGCCTCTTCCCTGTTCTCCACTGAATCAGGAAATGGCAGGTCATCCAGAAGTAGCCAGACATATATACTAAGTGACATCACAGTTCCTTTTATCTCCCTTTGCATCACAAGTCTTCAACCTAGAGCCCCATAAGGGCGGAATTCGTTACCTCCACTGAGGTGGCCTTGAGACCAAGTAAAGCACTAGGTAAGAACCAATGAATTCTCACAACAAAAGTATActccttttttaatatttttattttttcaggttAGATTGCAATTTAATTTCTGCTTGTCCTTTCCTTAAGATCTCCAAATTATGCTTTCGTGGAAGTCCAATACCTACCACCTTCTCCCACTGGGAAAGGGAACATTCTTCTTCAAAaagagggaaggcagggcagggcaaAGGCAGTTTCCAGAGAAAGCAAGGGTAAGCAATTTCCACCAGATAGGGGCTAAGGGCATAAGAACTAACTTGATTGTCCTGCCTATTCCAAGAAATAAAACCCAGAAAATAATGGCAAATGCTGAAAGCTGGGGATCTTCTTGAATTGTCCCCACTTCCTGCTTGGCATTCAAGGAGGAAACCTGCAAGATACACACAATCAGTGCAGTAGTAAACAGGGTACGAGGGCAGCATAGAAGCCAAGAAAGGTGCTGCCGTGGCAGTCCTCAAGCTTCCCCGGCTCCTGCACAGCAGGTCCTGTGTGCAGATGTCCCGTCATGATCACATAGGTTAGTTTTATGTGGAAGGCTGCTGCTAAGCACGAAAATGAGAAGGCACTGGGGTCACTGTGAGATGACCCTAGAGCACGTAGTGCAGATCACAGCAAGCACAGGGTTCCCACGAAAAAATGTGGCTAAAATACGAGGACCTGTAATGCTCAAGCAGGGCCTAGGCAGTAGGGTCCAAGCCCTGCAAGCTGTCCTTGCTGTCACTGCCGCTGTCATCTCCACCCAGGTTCTCCTGCTGACAAGCTCCTTCAGAACCAGGGAGTGTGCTGCCCTGGTTCTCCTGGTTCTCTCTGGAACCCAGCAACACGTATTTGCTCTTCTTCAGCACCATCTGGCGTCTCAGCTCATCTGCCATCTGTGAGAGGTCTCTCTTCATAGCGTACGCATCTTCTCCATCTGCATAGTACTTGGGCTCCACCTCACTAACCTGGAAGTTCAGGGTGTTGGAATACAGGTGCAGGGCTGCTCGGTTGCTCTTCCTGACATGCAGGGACACATACTTGGCACTGAAGTTCTCAATCATAGCCCGTGAGGCCTGATCCATCAGCTTCTGGGCCAGGCCAAGGCGCCGGTGGGAGCGTTTCACAGCCAGTGAAGTGATGTGTCCATGAGGGACATCATCAGGATCCTCTTCCATTTTGGCAAGGACATAACCCACAATCTTCCCATCTTCATCCTCAGCAATGTAGGAGAGTTGGGGCCAAGAGAGGCCATGATAGAAATAGTACTTCATCTGGTAGTTCTCAGGAAGGCAAAGGAGGTTGCAGTGTTGCATGTTCATCAGGTCATCTGGCCGAGCACGGCGGATGTTCATATTGGCGGCAGATAGGCCTGTCAGACTCGGGAGAACCAGAGAGGATGCCACGGAGCACAAGCGACACCAACACCGTTTGCCTCGAGGAATTGACACAAAGGTGTATTTCAAAACTCAAGAAACACAGCACTGTCATTACAAATGTATCTTTGAAGAATATGGATTTAACAGATAGTCCTGGCTATGCAGCCTTAACGTAACTACACAATCTTAATTTTGTACTCAAGCGTTGAGAGGCTCTCATCCAACAAGACCTTGGGAGCAGGGCCTTGACCAAGACTGAAATCCTTTTTGTGAGGATGGGGCCTCTGCTTATTTGTATGGCAGGTAGGTAAGAAAGTACCAGCACAGCATCAGACGTCCTGGGCCTGTGCTAACTCCCGAGCCTTCCTGGATTCTATCTGCAACAGCTGTGTGTGCCATTTCAAAGCAGTGGCTGCTTGGACTCTGGCTCATGCTTGCATGTGGGCTAAAATATAAATCAGCAGCACGGTTTCTCCTCTCactgtccatccatttgccaattTGTAGTTCACTAAAATTTTCACCTGTTTTACATACTGAAATTAAAGTAGATGTCCACTATTTTTCCTCCAATAaccattttgaaaatctaaagctAAACGGGAAAACATTGCTTTGTATATGCCCCGTATGTTTATTTCCCACAAGCTGGAATTCAGAAAGCATGGGTACATCTCTATGTGCTTCCCAGCAAGCACGTACCTGAGTCAGGGAACTCTTCCACATCACAACACTTGCCTATCATACTTTCACCACTCGTAGAAACCTTTACATTCGCCTGCCTAGACCCACAACAGCTTCATTAGCACTCTCACCACAAGGTAGCAGAGGCTGTCCAACCAGCTCATGAAGTGCCTGGCTGAAGCCTACATGTTCTGTCAGTGCCAGCCCCAAACCACTGTCAGCTACTGGGCCATTCAAAACCCACAGCTTGTGTCTGAGACTCATCCAGCTGAGCGCTGACTTCTAAAAACCAAACTCAATCCCTACTGTCACGCCTGAAACAGGCTCCCTAATACCCCTTAAGCATTGTCATGTTTGCATCTGTATGcataatatgtatacatacagtACATATATTCTGTggcacacgtgtggaggtcagggaactTGTGGACTTGGCTCTTTCCTTGACCTTGATGTGGGTTCCTGTGTGGCCCCACTCCCAGCCACGCTGACAGGAAACTGCATGTGAAGCTCATGCCTccatttgctgagccatctcaccagccacaATATATGTGTTCGTTACTTTGAGAACACACTTTCACATGTCAATATATCCCTCAGAGATTTTAAATGCCACCTGCATGGGCTTTTTAACACACAAAAATTGTGCCACTATTTTTGCATGTCACAGTATTAAGAATACTGATCCCTAAAGCACTTTTGTTACAAAGTAGATTCCTACCTGATAGGAAGAAATCACAGGTATATGAAAGTCTCTCTGTAAAACTGCACGAAATCATTTTACAGAGAATATACTCAGTAATCTCTAGATCTTTAAGTGTATCTGCTCCCTACCACTTTCTTCCTTATAATATTTACCTCAAAACTAGCCCAGCCTCAGGCAGAGGTGGCGCTGTGAGAGGAAGAAGCACACTGGCTAATGCAACACATTACAGGAGAAACGGGACACTCAAGTCCGGCCTGAACACACAAACTTTTACTCACTTTAAAACAGCTGGGATATCCAAACAGGACTCAAACAAGATGAGGAAGATCTCCCACTATCTTCCATTTCTGCGGAGGGAGATTTTTAAATAGTTATACTGTTCTTTATACTAAAATCTTAAATTTCAAAAATTTCTGTTCCCCCAGAGTTTCCAGAATTATGAATACTTtgccattatacttagaaagcaAAACTTTaatagttgttttattttattacatttttaattactatGCTAAAACATAGTATTAAAGTTTATTAAGGGCATGGAagagactgctcagtggttaaagagctTGCAGGGGCCAAGTTCAAATCCTCAGAAACCCAAGAAGGCATGGTGGCCTATCTGTAATTCTAGTCTTGGGAGATGAAAGACTCCAGTTCCCTAGAGCAAGCTGCCTAGCAAGACTAGCCTTACTGGCAAGCTCTAGTTTTaaggaaagaccctgcctcaatgaataaCGAGGCAGAAGAGGAACTGAGGATGACTTCTGGAGggcacttgtctagcatgccAGCAgcacaaagttttaaaaagtgaggGCATTATTAAGAAGGCAATCAAACTTTTAGAGGAAGGGGGGGGAAGCAATTTGCCAGGTAtagtagcacacatctttaatactagcactcagaaaggcagaggtaggaggctCGATGTGAGTCTGAGGTCGGCCTGGTCTAAAATGTGATTCCAGGACAGTgcaagctacatagagaaaccctgtctcaggaaaaaaacaaaacaaaagaaaaaaaagaaaagcaattttaaagccttaagaaaatatttttaaaggagacTAATTAATGAGCCCAATAGTAAATACAATGCATGTCTAGAACTGACAGGCACCAACTGCAGCTGACAGTACAATGAAAAGAGAACACGTGTGGCAAATCCTAAGCTCTGTTTAGCTGGGAAAAGCCAAGGGCCTCGCTCCCAGCCATCTGGACAGGTGAAGCCCGTGAGGCTCATGCCACCTTCAGGTTAGGACTATTTAGAACAGGTGTCCCCATCCGCTGCAGACTCAACAGAACGAACTTGCTTTTAGTGATGCTTCGGTGAGGTTCAGCATTTGCCTTTGTCTAAGGGACCCAACCACCTTACCCTTACCTCTTGCCCCTGACTGGTAGGACAGCCAGCATGGAAGAGAAACGCTGCCTGCCCTATCCTTAGCCACACCCTCAAGGCTTCACAGTCCTGGAGTGCAAGAGGAACAGGCCAGGGATGGCTGAGCAGCCCGATCCCCACTGAGGGGTTCCTCAACTCCCTGGGCCTCAGCCTAGAACAACAGGGTATATAGAAGCACTACCAAACACACCTGTGATATAACTGGGTGTTGGAACTGTCCTCCCTTGTTCTCTCCTAAATATGAAAGCAGAAAGCAACCAACCCATGGAACACCATCAGTGTTGCCTCTGCTGCATATGACGTTCCTAGGTCTTACTCCATGGAATTTCTTTGGTATGGTGATTGTGGCTCAGGGGTATGACacctgcctggtgcccaaggcCTGGCTTCAATTACAGCACAAGTAAATGAAGTGATAATCCTATAGGAGTCATTTGAAAGGTAAGAATTACTTTAAACCAGCTTCCATTAGTATTTGTGAGAGGAAAAACactttcagcatttctttaaaacaaattttcaagCTAGGAAAGGTGGCAAACGCCTTTAATCCTATCACTGGGAGGTGGAGGCCAAGGCAGGTATTTGACTCTGAGGTCAACAGACTTCTAGGCCTGGTCTATACGGGTTCCAAGGCTACTTtagggaggccctgtctcaaaacaaaacaaaaacaaacaaaaaacacaaacaaacataccagcaaaaacccaaccaaacaaaaaacacaacaaaagaatatttaaattacTTATGGAATAAtatcatgaaatattttattactttactGTTTTTTCCATTTGCCTTATTGCTACAATTACAGAAACCTAAGTCATTCCAAAACTGGTCAAAAGGAATTCACAGAAAGAGTGTAGGTACTGCCACCCAGCTTATAAATGGGAAAATTAATAACACCAATTCTACCCAAACACAACTCTAACTTTCTCCTAACACTTTTTGTATTTGAATACCTGCAAGCTACAAATTAGACAACTTACAAAGTACTTGGAGGTTGCCTATCATCCCAGGACTTGTGTTGAGGCAGGGAGAAAGTCAGTCCAAAGTCACCCTGGGCTACCTAATAAATctgttttccctttctccccaaaaggattaaaaaaaaaaaaaggctaaaaaagtcacaacctagaagtTGTTTGACAAATACAGTAAATAATGTACCACGAAAAGGCCAATCCTGTTAAATTAAGCTTTTTAAGTAAGCTCCAGAACCCCAACAAAGCCTGCAAATTCATTCTGTTCACTATGCACACTTGATACGCTAACTtcctttttgagactgggtcttatacagtcctgactggcctggagctcagaaaGGTAagtctgcctcagcttccagagtgctgggaccaaatTCTCATTCCATCGCACATGGCCCCggtaaattcttttaaaatcGATTACATACAAAAGCGATCCCAGTGCAATCCCCCTCCCCAATCATCAGAGCAACAGAATTCATCATCCCAATAAGTCCCTTACTTTAGGAGGCAAATCATAAATCCCTTCCAATTTTGGGAAACCCTGACCACTTCCGGCACAAACCTTCCCCGTACACGAACCCCAGGTTCTCTCTCTGTGGGTCTACGCGTCGGCATGGCACCCGGGACTCGGGTGCGTCCAAACCGCGTTGCCGGGCCCAGCAGAGCGAACACTGCACGCGTTTTACCTTCTCGGCGATGCTGTACAGAACCTCGTCCATCTTCATGCAAGTGGGGTCCCAGTCGTGTCCGAAACGAATGACGACCACGCGGTCCTCCTCCGAAAGAATGGCCTGGTCTACCTGCCAGCCATTGTGCAGATGCGGAAGCATGTACGACATCTTGAGCAGTCCCGCGCGGCCGGACGCCGCGAGCTGCCTGTGGGTGCAGAGAACTGTGAGCTGCGACCCCACCCGCATCCCGGGACCCCATCGCGCACCCCAGAACCTCTCTCCGCCTAAGGCCCCGCTGCAGACCGCGCGGGCCGCCGCCACCCGCAAGCCACCACGCCGGCTCCGGGCCCCAAGTCCACCTAGAGCCTCGGCTCGCTCCGGGACCACACCCCGAGTCTCCATGTCCACAGGAGCCGTCTCCCGGCGGCCCCAGCCCC harbors:
- the Txnl4a gene encoding thioredoxin-like protein 4A isoform X1; translated protein: MSYMLPHLHNGWQVDQAILSEEDRVVVIRFGHDWDPTCMKMDEVLYSIAEKVKNFAVIYLVDITEVPDFNKMYELYDPCTVMFFFRNKHIMIDLGTGNNNKINWAMEDKQEMVDIIETVYRGARKGRGLVVSPKDYSTKYRY
- the LOC110550274 gene encoding N-alpha-acetyltransferase 11; this translates as MNIRRARPDDLMNMQHCNLLCLPENYQMKYYFYHGLSWPQLSYIAEDEDGKIVGYVLAKMEEDPDDVPHGHITSLAVKRSHRRLGLAQKLMDQASRAMIENFSAKYVSLHVRKSNRAALHLYSNTLNFQVSEVEPKYYADGEDAYAMKRDLSQMADELRRQMVLKKSKYVLLGSRENQENQGSTLPGSEGACQQENLGGDDSGSDSKDSLQGLDPTA
- the Txnl4a gene encoding thioredoxin-like protein 4A isoform X2; this encodes MSYMLPHLHNGWQVDQAILSEEDRVVVIRFGHDWDPTCMKMDEVLYSIAEKKWKIVGDLPHLV